A part of Miscanthus floridulus cultivar M001 chromosome 6, ASM1932011v1, whole genome shotgun sequence genomic DNA contains:
- the LOC136456110 gene encoding uncharacterized protein isoform X1, with translation MQGRERGGAMRPSSAGGAERRPRAGRATRRATRRTSTGGMACLPDVGTLSGCSGSKLQIPESINNVVPTLRGYRLRIAPFSAPPPPPPPPPASTAKFFLSTPITMTADCFLHFIGARTGSPAAAPTRVARRGLPQTQHLHFWQGPAGVRCAIVSCSGTSSGGEGGLYKDVSVDKDAGTEIVRRIARMAPSIGGYRGLFPLGDGFLSTDGVGTKLKFAFETGIHDTIGIDLVAMGVNDIVTLGAEPLLFLDSYITSKLDVDLAEKVIKGIVDGCQQSDCLLLGEPTYSSTYFDYSLTRWCCCGTDTLHSTVADLLVACSLLLSKDQRMLTRGHNPLAPKASFNILQGKCSCIQKDLIKIYR, from the exons ATGCAAGGTCGCGAGCGGGGCGGCGCGATGCGGCCGTCAAGCGCGGGCGGCGCAGAGAGGAGACCGCGAGCGGGGCGGGCGACGCGTCGGGCAACACGACGGACGAGCACGGGCGGCATGGCGTGCTTGCCGGACGTGGGGACGCTGAGTGGATGCAGCG GATCCAAACTACAAATACCGGAATCTATTAACAACGTTGTCCCAACCCTTCGGGGCTACCGGCTTCGAATCGCACCCTTTTcagcgcctccgcctccgcctccgccaccacctGCATCTACAGCAAAGTTCTTCCTCTCGACGCCCATAACCATGACCGCCGACTGTTTCCTCCACTTTATCGGCGCGCGGACAGGTTCTCCGGCTGCCGCCCCCACCCGCGTGGCTCGTCGGGGTCTTCCTCAGACGCAGCACCTCCACTTCTGGCAGGGTCCTGCGGGGGTGCGGTGCGCGATCGTGTCCTGCTCGGGCACCAGCTCTGGCGGGGAGGGGGGACTGTACAAGGACGTCAGCGTGGACAAAGACGCTGGCACCGAGATTGTGCGCCGCATCGCCAGGATGGCACCCAGTATTGGCGGCTACCGCGGCCTCTTCCCCTTGG GGGATGGTTTCCTTAGCACTGATGGAGTGGGGACAAAGCTGAAGTTTGCTTTTGAAACTGGTATTCATGATACAATCGGCATTGACCTG GTGGCAATGGGTGTCAATGACATTGTAACTTTAGGTGCAGAACCATTACTGTTCCTAGATTCGTATATAACTAGCAAGCTTGATGTTGATCTTGCAGAGAAG GTTATCAAGGGGATTGTGGATGGGTGTCAACAATCAGATTGTCTCCTCCTAGGAGAG cccacctatagctccacatatttcgactacagcttgacTAGGTGGtgttgttgcggcaccgatacacttcattccacggttgcagacttgttggttgcctgttccctcctgttgagcaag GATCAGAGAATGTTAACAAGAGGCCACAATCCTCTCGCACCAAAGGCATCATTCAACATTTTACAAGGCAAGTGCAGCTGCATACAGAAGGACTTGATCAAGATTTATAGgtga
- the LOC136456110 gene encoding uncharacterized protein isoform X2: MQGRERGGAMRPSSAGGAERRPRAGRATRRATRRTSTGGMACLPDVGTLSGCSGSKLQIPESINNVVPTLRGYRLRIAPFSAPPPPPPPPPASTAKFFLSTPITMTADCFLHFIGARTGSPAAAPTRVARRGLPQTQHLHFWQGPAGVRCAIVSCSGTSSGGEGGLYKDVSVDKDAGTEIVRRIARMAPSIGGYRGLFPLGDGFLSTDGVGTKLKFAFETGIHDTIGIDLVAMGVNDIVTLGAEPLLFLDSYITSKLDVDLAEKVIKGIVDGCQQSDCLLLGEDECPSGRVTRSTRSRQPLEVVYRLLRHSLEGCSRASERRLHPSIELSHTSHRKIGNKP; this comes from the exons ATGCAAGGTCGCGAGCGGGGCGGCGCGATGCGGCCGTCAAGCGCGGGCGGCGCAGAGAGGAGACCGCGAGCGGGGCGGGCGACGCGTCGGGCAACACGACGGACGAGCACGGGCGGCATGGCGTGCTTGCCGGACGTGGGGACGCTGAGTGGATGCAGCG GATCCAAACTACAAATACCGGAATCTATTAACAACGTTGTCCCAACCCTTCGGGGCTACCGGCTTCGAATCGCACCCTTTTcagcgcctccgcctccgcctccgccaccacctGCATCTACAGCAAAGTTCTTCCTCTCGACGCCCATAACCATGACCGCCGACTGTTTCCTCCACTTTATCGGCGCGCGGACAGGTTCTCCGGCTGCCGCCCCCACCCGCGTGGCTCGTCGGGGTCTTCCTCAGACGCAGCACCTCCACTTCTGGCAGGGTCCTGCGGGGGTGCGGTGCGCGATCGTGTCCTGCTCGGGCACCAGCTCTGGCGGGGAGGGGGGACTGTACAAGGACGTCAGCGTGGACAAAGACGCTGGCACCGAGATTGTGCGCCGCATCGCCAGGATGGCACCCAGTATTGGCGGCTACCGCGGCCTCTTCCCCTTGG GGGATGGTTTCCTTAGCACTGATGGAGTGGGGACAAAGCTGAAGTTTGCTTTTGAAACTGGTATTCATGATACAATCGGCATTGACCTG GTGGCAATGGGTGTCAATGACATTGTAACTTTAGGTGCAGAACCATTACTGTTCCTAGATTCGTATATAACTAGCAAGCTTGATGTTGATCTTGCAGAGAAG GTTATCAAGGGGATTGTGGATGGGTGTCAACAATCAGATTGTCTCCTCCTAGGAGAG GATGAGTGTCCTAGTGgccgggtgacgcgctccacaagatcgcgacagccattggaggtggtgtatcggttgctaaggcacagcttggaaggctgtagtcgggccagtgaacgtcgtctccacccatcaatcgagttatcccacacctctcatcgaaagatcgggaacaAGCCCTAG
- the LOC136456110 gene encoding uncharacterized protein isoform X4 has translation MQGRERGGAMRPSSAGGAERRPRAGRATRRATRRTSTGGMACLPDVGTLSGCSGSKLQIPESINNVVPTLRGYRLRIAPFSAPPPPPPPPPASTAKFFLSTPITMTADCFLHFIGARTGSPAAAPTRVARRGLPQTQHLHFWQGPAGVRCAIVSCSGTSSGGEGGLYKDVSVDKDAGTEIVRRIARMAPSIGGYRGLFPLGDGFLSTDGVGTKLKFAFETGIHDTIGIDLVAMGVNDIVTLGAEPLLFLDSYITSKLDVDLAEKVIKGIVDGCQQSDCLLLGEEPGR, from the exons ATGCAAGGTCGCGAGCGGGGCGGCGCGATGCGGCCGTCAAGCGCGGGCGGCGCAGAGAGGAGACCGCGAGCGGGGCGGGCGACGCGTCGGGCAACACGACGGACGAGCACGGGCGGCATGGCGTGCTTGCCGGACGTGGGGACGCTGAGTGGATGCAGCG GATCCAAACTACAAATACCGGAATCTATTAACAACGTTGTCCCAACCCTTCGGGGCTACCGGCTTCGAATCGCACCCTTTTcagcgcctccgcctccgcctccgccaccacctGCATCTACAGCAAAGTTCTTCCTCTCGACGCCCATAACCATGACCGCCGACTGTTTCCTCCACTTTATCGGCGCGCGGACAGGTTCTCCGGCTGCCGCCCCCACCCGCGTGGCTCGTCGGGGTCTTCCTCAGACGCAGCACCTCCACTTCTGGCAGGGTCCTGCGGGGGTGCGGTGCGCGATCGTGTCCTGCTCGGGCACCAGCTCTGGCGGGGAGGGGGGACTGTACAAGGACGTCAGCGTGGACAAAGACGCTGGCACCGAGATTGTGCGCCGCATCGCCAGGATGGCACCCAGTATTGGCGGCTACCGCGGCCTCTTCCCCTTGG GGGATGGTTTCCTTAGCACTGATGGAGTGGGGACAAAGCTGAAGTTTGCTTTTGAAACTGGTATTCATGATACAATCGGCATTGACCTG GTGGCAATGGGTGTCAATGACATTGTAACTTTAGGTGCAGAACCATTACTGTTCCTAGATTCGTATATAACTAGCAAGCTTGATGTTGATCTTGCAGAGAAG GTTATCAAGGGGATTGTGGATGGGTGTCAACAATCAGATTGTCTCCTCCTAGGAGAG gaaccaggaaGATGA
- the LOC136456110 gene encoding uncharacterized protein isoform X3: MQGRERGGAMRPSSAGGAERRPRAGRATRRATRRTSTGGMACLPDVGTLSGCSGSKLQIPESINNVVPTLRGYRLRIAPFSAPPPPPPPPPASTAKFFLSTPITMTADCFLHFIGARTGSPAAAPTRVARRGLPQTQHLHFWQGPAGVRCAIVSCSGTSSGGEGGLYKDVSVDKDAGTEIVRRIARMAPSIGGYRGLFPLGDGFLSTDGVGTKLKFAFETGIHDTIGIDLVAMGVNDIVTLGAEPLLFLDSYITSKLDVDLAEKVIKGIVDGCQQSDCLLLGELPILSLPTPAAPPIMHPRPSWILQPPSRLRPLF, encoded by the exons ATGCAAGGTCGCGAGCGGGGCGGCGCGATGCGGCCGTCAAGCGCGGGCGGCGCAGAGAGGAGACCGCGAGCGGGGCGGGCGACGCGTCGGGCAACACGACGGACGAGCACGGGCGGCATGGCGTGCTTGCCGGACGTGGGGACGCTGAGTGGATGCAGCG GATCCAAACTACAAATACCGGAATCTATTAACAACGTTGTCCCAACCCTTCGGGGCTACCGGCTTCGAATCGCACCCTTTTcagcgcctccgcctccgcctccgccaccacctGCATCTACAGCAAAGTTCTTCCTCTCGACGCCCATAACCATGACCGCCGACTGTTTCCTCCACTTTATCGGCGCGCGGACAGGTTCTCCGGCTGCCGCCCCCACCCGCGTGGCTCGTCGGGGTCTTCCTCAGACGCAGCACCTCCACTTCTGGCAGGGTCCTGCGGGGGTGCGGTGCGCGATCGTGTCCTGCTCGGGCACCAGCTCTGGCGGGGAGGGGGGACTGTACAAGGACGTCAGCGTGGACAAAGACGCTGGCACCGAGATTGTGCGCCGCATCGCCAGGATGGCACCCAGTATTGGCGGCTACCGCGGCCTCTTCCCCTTGG GGGATGGTTTCCTTAGCACTGATGGAGTGGGGACAAAGCTGAAGTTTGCTTTTGAAACTGGTATTCATGATACAATCGGCATTGACCTG GTGGCAATGGGTGTCAATGACATTGTAACTTTAGGTGCAGAACCATTACTGTTCCTAGATTCGTATATAACTAGCAAGCTTGATGTTGATCTTGCAGAGAAG GTTATCAAGGGGATTGTGGATGGGTGTCAACAATCAGATTGTCTCCTCCTAGGAGAG CTCCCAATCCTTTCCCTTCCTACACCAGCAGCTCCACCCATCATGCACCCGCGTCCATCGTGGATCTTGCAGCCACCATCAAGGTTGCGTCCTCTGTTCTAG